Proteins encoded by one window of Chondromyces crocatus:
- a CDS encoding bifunctional chorismate mutase/prephenate dehydratase: MDERKRLEELRAQIAEIDQEIVRAIERRARIAQELTKLRPGTSRYAPLAEASDLQKLEAAAASRIPVAAIRPIFTAIDAACRVSEITPRVVFLGAEGDFGWLAARDHFGHGAEFVRVEATSAALDEVVRSRADFAVVPYESFTEGPIFPTLQAIGGADLKVVAERELLQALVLVSRVGNPTEVQKVYSSPQDHVACVGYLEQHHPKALVIDVRSPQMAWELATEDPTAAAIVPRGFAGPRELKVVRENIGDEGEVRLRYAVVSRLPAPRSGHDTTALLFSVRDRPGALHDILHHFKERSCNLRRIHSRPIPGEGWEYVFYVEVSGHSTDRALVAALEGVKRETKMLKIIGSFPLERIDPSPSAERL, encoded by the coding sequence ATGGACGAGAGGAAGCGACTCGAAGAGCTCCGTGCGCAGATAGCGGAGATCGATCAAGAGATCGTGCGCGCGATCGAGCGCAGGGCGCGCATCGCGCAGGAGCTGACCAAGCTGCGGCCCGGGACGTCGCGGTACGCGCCCCTCGCCGAGGCGAGCGACCTCCAGAAGCTGGAGGCGGCGGCGGCCTCCAGGATTCCGGTGGCCGCCATTCGCCCGATCTTCACGGCGATCGACGCCGCCTGTCGGGTCTCGGAGATCACACCGCGGGTGGTGTTCCTCGGCGCCGAGGGCGATTTCGGGTGGCTCGCCGCGCGAGATCACTTCGGTCACGGGGCGGAGTTCGTACGGGTGGAGGCGACCTCCGCCGCGCTCGACGAGGTGGTGCGCTCGCGCGCGGACTTCGCGGTGGTCCCCTACGAGTCGTTCACCGAGGGGCCCATCTTCCCCACGCTCCAGGCCATCGGCGGAGCCGATCTGAAGGTGGTCGCCGAGCGGGAACTCCTGCAAGCGCTGGTGTTGGTGAGCCGCGTCGGTAACCCGACCGAGGTGCAGAAGGTGTACAGCTCACCCCAGGATCACGTCGCGTGCGTGGGCTACCTGGAGCAGCATCACCCGAAGGCGCTGGTGATCGACGTGCGCTCGCCCCAGATGGCCTGGGAGCTTGCCACGGAGGACCCGACGGCCGCGGCGATCGTGCCCCGGGGGTTCGCCGGGCCGCGCGAGCTGAAGGTGGTGCGAGAGAACATCGGCGACGAGGGCGAGGTGCGCCTGCGCTACGCGGTCGTCTCCCGGTTGCCCGCGCCGCGCTCGGGGCACGACACGACGGCGCTGCTGTTCAGCGTGCGGGATCGTCCGGGAGCGCTGCACGACATCCTGCACCACTTCAAGGAGCGGAGCTGCAACCTGCGGCGGATCCACTCCCGTCCCATCCCCGGAGAGGGGTGGGAATACGTGTTCTACGTCGAGGTGAGCGGTCACTCGACGGACAGGGCGCTGGTCGCCGCGCTGGAGGGGGTGAAGCGGGAGACCAAGATGCTCAAGATCATCGGGTCGTTCCCGCTGGAGCGGATCGATCCTTCTCCTTCGGCCGAGCGACTCTGA
- the smc gene encoding chromosome segregation protein SMC — protein MRIRKLEISGFKSFVDRTLIHFDSDVIGIVGPNGCGKSNIVDAIRWCIGEQSAKHLRGKSMSDVIFNGSETRPMHGMAEVTLTFENSDPESAAQLPLEYKDYAEIAVTRRLYRDGTSEYLINRTQVRLKDVTDLFLGTGVGTKAYSIIEQGKIGLIVSARPEDRRMLIEEAAGITKYKARKRQAEQKMEQTRQNLLRVGDIVSEIQRSLASLKRQAAKAERYVAYRKEVEDLILHEASHKYLEITVLNQREEFARKDHAEQEQVAKTALGTREAELEVSRLEALACEERAERAQNEAFMADNEVRTHEAEIARAKDKLRHLEERRTVAAREQADLERSIQELSAERAQLEAQLGAVAEEEAQENELALEQHERLEEVRYGERNAEQELAVLRKRAAEATAAVAAAEATLTGFDRRLVDMSQRRAKHEDELGRLSFEGEDFERRRSDLAREVAELSGNKQYATDERARLDTELKQLREQAVTSDRTVEQAKNELNQRRNRLRALEELHTRLEGVGAGVKNLLKTKDPALLGLVADRVEAPAELTAAFAALLGDQLQCVVVSDLDRAMSLLGDLAQKKQGRASVIATNPTWIPDPNFTLPEGEGVLGRLVERLRFAPEDDALIRALVGDAVVVESAEVGARLAAQGLRCPLVSLDGTVFGSDGTVSGGQGDAVAAGMIEQKREMRELHEFIAQRSDEVTALLEAQQTLRQRITDATAALERARTEAHQSEIGLLAAEKDLKRAEEQLAGAHKRRGVVELELEDLREHLDLASGEHEAARERLEAGRATLEEAHGGLEHAEQVAAEWRERVLAQQSVVTDRKVRLARVRERATAARNTVERLARSCEELRIRIDRLDQERTDGAVGAGRAAATIMLAHEALRRAAAEAHTAQANLTEARRALDESRHALAGRESGLRGLRQQLAEITERLRKHELALERLAIEHTHLIEGVRERFRGLELHTVVGDYHKRPPVEASHRARIVELTELLDRMGPVNLEAVREYAEAEERHTYYASQKADLENAIADLEKAIAQMNRESKRLFKATYDSVNARFKVLFPKMFRGGTAELRLTNPDDMLETGIEILAQPPGKKLGNIELMSGGEKALTAVSLIFSIFQHKPSPFCILDEVDAPLDEANVARYNEAIRSMTSHSQFILITHIKRTMQSVDVLYGVTMQEAGVSKLVSVRVNETVRRADTPSTAVA, from the coding sequence ATGCGCATCCGCAAGCTCGAAATCTCTGGCTTCAAGTCGTTCGTCGACCGGACCCTCATCCACTTCGACAGCGACGTGATCGGCATCGTCGGACCGAACGGCTGCGGCAAGTCCAACATCGTCGACGCCATCCGCTGGTGCATCGGCGAGCAGAGCGCCAAGCACCTCCGCGGCAAGTCCATGTCGGACGTCATCTTCAACGGGTCCGAGACCCGCCCGATGCACGGCATGGCCGAAGTGACGCTGACCTTCGAGAACAGCGACCCCGAGTCCGCGGCGCAGCTCCCGCTCGAGTACAAGGATTACGCCGAGATCGCCGTCACCCGGCGCCTCTACCGCGACGGCACCAGCGAGTACCTGATCAACCGCACCCAGGTCCGCCTCAAGGACGTCACCGACCTGTTCCTGGGGACCGGCGTCGGGACCAAGGCCTACTCCATCATCGAGCAGGGCAAGATCGGCCTCATCGTCTCGGCCCGCCCCGAGGACCGGCGCATGCTCATCGAGGAGGCCGCCGGCATCACCAAGTACAAGGCACGCAAACGCCAGGCCGAGCAGAAGATGGAGCAGACCCGCCAGAACCTGCTCCGCGTCGGAGACATCGTCTCCGAGATCCAGCGCAGCCTCGCCTCCCTCAAGCGCCAGGCCGCCAAGGCGGAGCGCTATGTCGCGTACCGCAAGGAGGTGGAGGACCTCATCCTCCACGAGGCCTCGCACAAGTACCTGGAGATCACCGTCCTCAACCAGCGCGAGGAGTTCGCCCGCAAGGACCACGCCGAGCAGGAACAGGTCGCCAAGACGGCGCTGGGGACCCGCGAGGCCGAGCTGGAGGTCAGCCGCCTCGAAGCCCTCGCCTGCGAGGAGCGGGCCGAGCGCGCCCAGAACGAGGCCTTCATGGCCGACAACGAGGTGCGCACCCACGAGGCGGAGATCGCCCGCGCCAAGGACAAGCTTCGCCACCTCGAAGAGCGCCGCACCGTCGCCGCCCGCGAGCAGGCCGACCTGGAGCGCTCCATCCAGGAACTGAGCGCCGAGCGCGCGCAGCTCGAAGCCCAGCTCGGTGCCGTCGCCGAGGAAGAGGCCCAGGAGAACGAACTCGCCCTCGAACAGCACGAGCGCCTCGAAGAGGTCCGCTACGGTGAGCGCAACGCCGAGCAAGAACTCGCCGTGCTCCGCAAGCGCGCCGCCGAGGCCACCGCGGCCGTCGCCGCCGCCGAGGCCACGCTCACGGGCTTCGATCGCCGCCTGGTCGACATGAGCCAGCGCCGCGCCAAGCACGAGGACGAGCTGGGACGCCTGAGCTTCGAGGGCGAGGACTTCGAGCGGCGCCGCTCGGATCTGGCCCGCGAAGTCGCCGAACTCTCAGGCAACAAGCAGTACGCGACGGACGAGCGTGCGCGCCTCGACACCGAGCTGAAGCAGCTCCGCGAGCAGGCCGTCACCTCCGATCGCACCGTCGAGCAGGCCAAGAACGAGCTGAACCAGCGCAGAAACCGCCTCCGCGCCCTCGAAGAGCTGCACACCCGGCTCGAAGGCGTCGGTGCCGGCGTGAAGAACCTCCTCAAGACGAAGGACCCGGCATTGCTCGGCCTCGTCGCCGACCGCGTCGAGGCCCCCGCCGAGCTGACCGCGGCCTTCGCCGCCTTGCTCGGCGATCAGCTCCAGTGCGTCGTCGTGAGCGATCTCGATCGCGCGATGAGCCTCCTCGGCGATCTGGCCCAGAAGAAGCAAGGCCGCGCCAGCGTCATCGCCACGAACCCGACCTGGATCCCCGACCCGAACTTCACGCTCCCCGAAGGGGAAGGCGTCCTCGGCCGCCTCGTCGAGCGCCTGCGCTTCGCCCCCGAAGACGACGCCCTCATCCGCGCCCTCGTCGGTGACGCCGTCGTGGTGGAGAGCGCCGAGGTCGGCGCGCGCCTCGCCGCCCAGGGCCTCCGCTGCCCGCTGGTCTCGCTGGACGGCACTGTCTTCGGGTCCGACGGCACCGTCAGCGGCGGCCAGGGAGACGCGGTCGCCGCCGGCATGATCGAGCAGAAGCGCGAGATGCGCGAGCTGCACGAGTTCATCGCCCAGCGCAGCGACGAAGTCACCGCCCTCCTCGAAGCACAGCAGACCCTCCGCCAGCGCATCACCGACGCCACCGCGGCCCTGGAGCGCGCCCGCACCGAGGCCCACCAGAGCGAGATCGGCCTCCTCGCCGCCGAGAAGGACCTCAAGCGCGCCGAGGAGCAGCTCGCCGGCGCCCACAAGCGCCGCGGCGTCGTCGAGCTGGAGCTGGAAGACCTCCGCGAGCACCTCGATCTCGCCAGCGGCGAGCACGAGGCCGCCCGCGAGCGCCTCGAAGCCGGCCGCGCCACCCTCGAAGAGGCCCACGGCGGCCTGGAGCACGCCGAGCAGGTCGCCGCCGAGTGGCGCGAGCGCGTCCTCGCGCAGCAGTCGGTGGTGACCGACCGCAAGGTCCGCCTCGCCCGCGTGCGCGAGCGCGCCACCGCCGCCCGCAACACCGTCGAACGCCTGGCCCGCTCCTGCGAAGAGCTGCGCATCCGCATCGACCGCCTCGATCAGGAGCGCACCGACGGCGCCGTCGGCGCCGGCCGCGCCGCCGCGACGATCATGCTCGCCCACGAGGCCCTGCGCCGCGCCGCCGCCGAGGCCCACACCGCGCAGGCCAACCTCACCGAAGCCCGCCGCGCCCTCGACGAGAGCCGCCACGCCCTCGCCGGCCGCGAGTCCGGCTTGCGCGGACTACGCCAGCAGCTCGCCGAGATCACCGAGCGCCTCCGCAAGCACGAGCTGGCCCTCGAACGACTCGCCATCGAGCACACCCACCTCATCGAGGGCGTGCGCGAGCGCTTCCGCGGCCTCGAGCTGCACACCGTGGTCGGCGACTACCACAAGCGCCCCCCCGTCGAGGCCTCCCACCGCGCCCGCATCGTCGAGCTCACCGAGCTGCTCGATCGCATGGGCCCGGTGAACCTCGAAGCCGTCCGCGAGTACGCCGAGGCCGAGGAGCGCCACACCTACTACGCCAGCCAGAAGGCCGACCTGGAGAACGCCATCGCCGACCTGGAGAAGGCGATCGCCCAGATGAACCGCGAGTCGAAGCGCCTCTTCAAGGCCACCTACGACAGCGTCAACGCCCGCTTCAAGGTCCTCTTCCCCAAGATGTTCCGCGGCGGCACCGCCGAGCTGCGCCTCACCAACCCCGATGACATGCTGGAGACGGGCATCGAGATCCTCGCTCAGCCCCCTGGCAAGAAGCTCGGCAACATCGAGCTGATGAGCGGCGGCGAGAAGGCCCTCACCGCCGTCTCCCTCATCTTCTCCATCTTCCAGCACAAGCCCTCACCGTTCTGCATTCTCGATGAGGTCGACGCTCCCCTCGATGAAGCCAACGTCGCCCGTTACAACGAGGCGATCAGGAGCATGACCAGCCACTCGCAGTTCATCCTGATCACCCACATCAAGCGGACCATGCAGTCCGTCGACGTCCTCTATGGCGTCACCATGCAGGAGGCCGGCGTCTCCAAGCTGGTCAGCGTCCGCGTCAACGAGACCGTCCGCCGCGCCGACACCCCCTCCACCGCCGTCGCCTGA
- a CDS encoding bifunctional serine/threonine-protein kinase/formylglycine-generating enzyme family protein: MRDGDPNDATLVTEPSLLPADGSGSGVPVIGSGADVASEGEGRFEVTIPAPSRDAAAFDMDVPVSTGGGALPGRYEDLGFIGRGSFGEVRRVRDTLLERRLAIKLLHAELGALPAIRKRFFTEVQITAQLQHPGIVPVYDHGELADGRLWYAMKEVRGCTLGKLIDELHQASGPEAYGVTASGWTFRRLVDALARIAQAVAYAHGRGVVHRDLKAENLMVGEFGEVLVMDWGLARRIGSGREIEAFAPTRVGADDDRSAHTRHGDVLGTPAYMPLEQARGERERHGPPSDVYALGAILYHLLAGRPPYVGTAGDVLQAILAGPPAPVESAAAGHAPVPLELSRVCARALDREMAARGTAEGFAQDLFAWLDGVQRRERALAVLGEARALGPEIEKLHGAAEAAQHQARVRLAEVRPFDPVETKRPAWQLEDEAAARVREAALAETLWLQRVHGALAIDGELPEAHEVLADHYREALTRAERAHADADAARFEAMLKAHDRGRHAAFLRGDGALTLLTDPPGASVALFRYASQDRRLAPIFVRDLGVTPLREVPVARGSYLLVVRAPGRAEVRYPVLITRDSHWDGVPPGAVEPLPITLPDEAALAPDDVYVPAGWTWTGGDSGASDSLPGRRLWIDAFILRRHPVTTAEYLAFMNDLVACGRDAEARAVCPRAQLGLAETSDAHLAFQRDERGLFSLPPDQKGLSWRPDWPVVLVDWHAAMAYARWFAGVRGGPWRLPDELEREKAARGVDGREFPWGSHADPTFAAVVDASSLEPSRQSVHGHPADESPYGVRGLAGNTRDWCLGTWRYEGPRTEGDRLCIDAAQPDDDDFRAIKGGAWASAMAYSRAAARFGARPDVRRPVIGIRLARSYR; encoded by the coding sequence ATGCGCGATGGCGACCCGAACGACGCCACGCTGGTCACGGAGCCCTCGCTCCTCCCTGCGGACGGCTCGGGATCAGGCGTCCCTGTGATTGGTTCCGGAGCGGACGTCGCCTCGGAGGGCGAGGGGAGGTTCGAGGTGACCATCCCGGCGCCATCGCGAGATGCCGCGGCCTTCGACATGGACGTGCCCGTCTCCACGGGGGGGGGCGCTCTGCCGGGTCGTTACGAGGATCTGGGCTTCATCGGCCGCGGATCCTTCGGGGAGGTGCGCCGCGTGCGCGACACGCTCCTCGAACGCCGCCTGGCCATCAAGCTCCTGCACGCCGAGCTCGGTGCGTTGCCAGCCATCCGGAAGCGCTTTTTCACCGAGGTGCAGATCACCGCGCAGCTCCAGCATCCCGGCATCGTGCCGGTCTACGATCATGGGGAGCTTGCCGATGGGCGCCTCTGGTACGCGATGAAGGAGGTGCGTGGCTGCACGCTCGGCAAGCTGATCGACGAGCTGCACCAGGCGTCGGGCCCGGAGGCCTACGGGGTCACCGCCTCGGGCTGGACGTTCCGCCGGCTCGTCGACGCGCTGGCGCGCATCGCCCAGGCCGTCGCGTATGCCCACGGTCGTGGTGTCGTTCACCGTGATCTCAAGGCGGAGAACCTCATGGTCGGCGAGTTCGGCGAGGTGCTCGTCATGGACTGGGGCCTCGCCCGGCGCATCGGGTCGGGGCGTGAGATCGAGGCGTTCGCACCGACGCGCGTGGGGGCCGATGATGATCGGAGCGCGCACACGCGTCATGGCGACGTGCTCGGGACGCCCGCGTACATGCCGCTGGAGCAGGCGAGGGGGGAGCGGGAGCGGCACGGGCCGCCCAGCGATGTTTACGCGCTCGGCGCCATCCTCTACCACCTGCTCGCCGGCCGCCCTCCCTATGTGGGGACCGCAGGAGACGTGCTGCAGGCCATCCTGGCGGGGCCGCCGGCGCCCGTGGAGAGCGCCGCGGCTGGGCACGCGCCAGTCCCCCTGGAGCTGTCGCGGGTGTGCGCGAGGGCCCTGGATCGGGAGATGGCGGCGCGTGGCACGGCGGAGGGGTTCGCCCAGGATCTCTTCGCGTGGCTCGATGGTGTGCAGCGGCGGGAGCGGGCGCTCGCCGTGCTGGGGGAGGCGCGGGCGCTCGGTCCCGAGATCGAGAAGCTCCACGGTGCGGCCGAAGCTGCACAGCACCAGGCACGGGTCCGTCTCGCCGAGGTGCGGCCCTTCGATCCCGTCGAGACCAAGCGTCCGGCGTGGCAGCTCGAAGACGAGGCTGCTGCGCGCGTCCGTGAAGCGGCCCTCGCCGAGACGCTGTGGCTCCAGCGCGTCCACGGCGCCCTCGCCATCGACGGCGAGCTCCCCGAGGCGCACGAGGTGCTCGCGGACCACTACCGCGAGGCCCTCACCCGGGCCGAGCGCGCGCACGCCGATGCGGATGCGGCACGCTTCGAGGCGATGTTGAAGGCGCACGATCGCGGGAGGCACGCCGCCTTCCTGCGGGGCGATGGCGCGCTGACGCTGTTGACCGATCCCCCTGGCGCCTCGGTCGCCCTGTTTCGCTACGCCTCGCAGGACCGCCGTCTCGCTCCGATCTTCGTGCGTGACCTCGGCGTCACTCCCCTCCGCGAGGTGCCCGTCGCCCGGGGGAGTTATCTCCTCGTCGTGCGGGCGCCCGGACGTGCCGAGGTGCGCTATCCCGTGCTCATCACCCGGGACAGCCACTGGGACGGTGTGCCGCCGGGCGCGGTGGAGCCTCTTCCGATCACGCTGCCCGACGAGGCGGCGCTCGCGCCGGACGACGTGTACGTGCCCGCGGGGTGGACGTGGACGGGAGGCGACTCCGGGGCGTCCGACAGCCTCCCAGGGCGACGTCTCTGGATCGACGCTTTCATCCTCCGTCGGCACCCCGTGACCACCGCCGAATACCTGGCGTTCATGAACGACCTGGTGGCCTGCGGCCGCGATGCCGAAGCCCGCGCCGTCTGTCCTCGTGCGCAGCTCGGCCTGGCAGAGACGTCGGACGCGCACCTGGCCTTCCAGCGCGACGAGCGTGGTCTGTTCTCGTTGCCTCCCGACCAGAAAGGCCTTTCCTGGCGTCCAGACTGGCCCGTGGTCCTCGTCGACTGGCATGCGGCGATGGCCTACGCGCGCTGGTTCGCGGGGGTGCGTGGTGGCCCCTGGCGTCTCCCCGACGAGCTGGAGCGGGAGAAGGCCGCCCGTGGCGTGGATGGGCGCGAGTTTCCCTGGGGGAGTCACGCCGACCCTACCTTCGCCGCCGTCGTCGATGCGAGTTCCCTGGAGCCTTCGCGGCAGAGCGTGCACGGGCATCCGGCGGACGAGAGCCCCTATGGCGTGCGCGGTCTCGCCGGGAACACGCGCGACTGGTGTCTCGGTACGTGGAGGTACGAGGGGCCCCGGACGGAGGGCGACCGCCTCTGCATCGACGCCGCGCAGCCGGACGACGACGATTTCCGGGCCATCAAGGGCGGCGCGTGGGCGAGCGCGATGGCCTACAGCCGGGCTGCGGCGCGCTTCGGTGCCCGTCCCGATGTGCGCCGCCCCGTGATTGGCATCCGTCTCGCGCGCAGCTACCGCTGA
- a CDS encoding sigma 54-interacting transcriptional regulator produces the protein MHQADEDGTLDVLGLLIAWSRDEPHRVGEVALFEMEGAALLLGRGDPPGGSTAGRAVFLQQHPGTTTRMPPLASPAVSREQLRITPRRGQLHIERLGRCPLLFQGKQVDHCVLGPGDALLLKGQLLLRCTTRPHRLPALRDFPAAAVKGFGEPDAFGLLGESPTAWWLRDALAFQAKAGAHALVLGPSGAGKELAARTLHLLSSRAEGPFVARNAATLPAGLVDAELFGNAKNYPNPGMAERPGLIGAADGGTLFLDEIGELPAALHANLLRVLDGDGEYHRLGEARARRAQMRLVAATNRTPEALKHDLLARLPLRQRIPGIDERRDDIPLLVRHLLRRALERSPELVGRFAEPTGEVRIGSDLVLHLLGRTYTTHVRELDGLLWRAMAASRGERVTLPDDMAAEEKVDERAASASSRSSAASRSSAASRASASSAEAEEQGRVDAPTDGGCLACTTKHRGDTTSPPPATPSIPPAPAAPPAQAALPAPAAPPAATAFTSDQLRAAVAAHGGNLVKAAQALGLSSRYALYRLLRKHGIDVDSLRDDD, from the coding sequence ATGCACCAGGCAGACGAGGACGGCACGCTCGACGTCCTCGGGCTACTCATCGCCTGGTCGCGCGACGAGCCTCACCGCGTGGGCGAGGTGGCGCTGTTCGAAATGGAAGGGGCCGCACTGCTCCTCGGCCGCGGCGATCCTCCTGGCGGATCGACCGCCGGCCGCGCCGTCTTCCTCCAGCAGCACCCGGGGACGACCACGCGCATGCCCCCGCTCGCGAGCCCCGCCGTGTCGCGCGAGCAGCTCCGGATCACGCCCCGACGAGGGCAGCTGCACATCGAGCGCCTGGGCCGCTGCCCCCTGCTCTTCCAGGGAAAGCAGGTCGACCACTGTGTCCTCGGCCCCGGGGACGCGCTGCTCCTGAAGGGGCAGCTCCTCCTGCGCTGCACGACGCGACCCCACCGGCTGCCTGCGCTGCGCGACTTCCCGGCTGCGGCGGTGAAGGGCTTCGGAGAGCCCGACGCCTTCGGACTGCTCGGCGAGAGCCCGACCGCGTGGTGGCTGCGTGACGCGCTCGCGTTCCAGGCGAAGGCAGGCGCGCACGCGCTCGTGCTGGGTCCGAGCGGCGCCGGCAAGGAGCTGGCAGCGCGCACGCTCCACCTCCTCTCCAGCCGCGCCGAGGGACCGTTCGTCGCCCGGAACGCAGCGACCTTGCCAGCCGGCCTGGTCGACGCAGAGCTGTTCGGAAACGCGAAAAACTACCCCAACCCCGGCATGGCCGAGCGCCCGGGCCTCATCGGCGCCGCGGATGGCGGCACGCTCTTCCTCGACGAGATCGGCGAGCTGCCGGCCGCGCTGCACGCCAACCTCTTGCGCGTGCTCGACGGCGACGGCGAGTACCACCGCCTCGGCGAAGCCCGAGCACGGCGGGCCCAGATGCGCCTGGTCGCAGCGACCAACCGCACCCCCGAGGCGCTCAAGCACGACCTCCTGGCGCGCTTGCCCCTCCGGCAGCGCATCCCGGGAATCGACGAGCGACGTGACGACATCCCCCTCCTCGTACGCCACCTGCTCCGACGCGCCCTCGAACGGAGCCCGGAGCTGGTAGGGCGGTTCGCCGAGCCGACCGGCGAAGTCCGGATCGGCAGCGATCTCGTGCTGCACCTGCTCGGGCGTACGTACACGACCCACGTGCGCGAACTCGATGGACTCCTGTGGAGAGCGATGGCCGCGAGCCGAGGCGAGCGGGTCACCCTGCCCGACGACATGGCAGCCGAAGAGAAGGTCGACGAGCGGGCGGCGAGCGCGTCGAGCAGGTCGAGCGCGGCGAGCAGGTCGAGCGCGGCGAGCAGGGCGAGCGCGTCGAGCGCCGAGGCGGAGGAACAGGGCCGCGTCGATGCTCCCACGGACGGCGGCTGCTTGGCGTGCACGACCAAACACCGAGGTGACACGACGTCCCCACCCCCGGCCACACCGTCCATCCCTCCTGCACCTGCAGCCCCTCCTGCACAGGCGGCCCTTCCTGCACCTGCGGCTCCACCAGCCGCGACCGCGTTCACCAGCGACCAGCTCCGAGCCGCCGTGGCTGCGCATGGCGGCAACCTGGTGAAGGCCGCTCAGGCGCTCGGTCTGTCGAGCCGCTATGCGCTCTACCGCCTTCTGCGGAAGCACGGCATCGACGTGGACTCGCTGCGCGACGACGACTGA
- a CDS encoding CVNH domain-containing protein, protein MADALSPGSCTQTSRDLSFEQVNGSRSLSARRARREGSFSDSALTYYVASRDGVLIPLPGSSYVRMARNIHLEDGEDGVSLLAEGQRPDGSWEPGDFEFQDLVREDIANHDGRRKYGG, encoded by the coding sequence ATGGCCGACGCACTCTCCCCCGGCTCCTGCACCCAGACCTCCCGTGACCTCTCCTTCGAGCAGGTGAACGGGAGCCGCTCCCTCTCTGCCCGGCGAGCGAGGAGAGAAGGCAGCTTCAGCGACAGCGCGCTGACGTACTACGTCGCCAGCAGGGATGGCGTGCTGATCCCCCTACCTGGCAGCTCCTACGTGCGCATGGCGCGGAACATTCACCTGGAAGACGGGGAAGACGGGGTCTCTCTCCTCGCCGAAGGCCAGAGGCCTGATGGGAGCTGGGAGCCCGGCGATTTCGAGTTTCAGGACCTCGTGCGCGAGGACATCGCCAACCACGATGGTCGACGGAAGTACGGTGGTTGA
- a CDS encoding SDR family NAD(P)-dependent oxidoreductase, with translation MTKVLAGKVVLITGGSRGLGAATALAFAGEGADVAISYVASEEKAAKVARDVSALGVRARAFRADQGDPSQSEPLVRAVVEHFGHLDILVNNAAVAVQGKRVDDPDLDVAALDRQWAINVAGVIANIRAAAKVLPEGGRIISVGSGLGTRSLFPGATDYAATKAAVNGYTRGAARDLGPRNITVNVVQAGIMDTDMAASAAHNLPPSVLDMHPIRRIATVEEVAAAIVFLAGPNAGYITGSVLDVSGGVLS, from the coding sequence ATGACCAAGGTACTTGCAGGCAAAGTGGTTCTCATCACCGGTGGTTCCCGTGGACTCGGCGCGGCCACAGCACTGGCCTTCGCCGGCGAGGGAGCGGATGTGGCCATCAGCTATGTCGCATCGGAGGAGAAGGCGGCGAAGGTCGCGCGTGACGTCAGCGCTCTGGGTGTCCGGGCGCGCGCGTTCCGCGCCGATCAGGGGGACCCGAGTCAGTCCGAGCCGCTCGTGCGCGCGGTCGTCGAGCACTTCGGTCACCTCGACATCCTCGTCAACAATGCCGCCGTCGCCGTTCAGGGGAAGCGGGTCGACGATCCCGATCTCGACGTCGCCGCTCTGGATCGTCAGTGGGCGATCAACGTGGCGGGAGTCATCGCCAACATTCGCGCGGCTGCGAAGGTGCTGCCGGAAGGGGGTCGGATCATCTCCGTGGGCTCGGGGCTCGGGACCCGCTCGCTGTTTCCGGGGGCGACCGACTACGCTGCGACGAAGGCGGCCGTGAACGGCTATACGCGCGGCGCTGCGCGTGATCTCGGCCCGCGCAACATCACCGTCAATGTGGTGCAGGCAGGCATCATGGACACCGACATGGCCGCCAGCGCGGCGCACAACCTGCCGCCGTCGGTCCTCGACATGCACCCGATCCGTCGTATCGCGACGGTCGAGGAGGTGGCCGCGGCCATCGTGTTCCTGGCAGGGCCGAACGCGGGCTACATCACGGGCTCCGTGCTCGATGTGAGCGGGGGCGTGCTGTCTTGA
- a CDS encoding SDR family oxidoreductase has translation MSNAETLHPLRDRVALVTGATRGLGRAVCRRLGALGAVVVAAGRRGADAEALVAELVRDGVQAYALPLDVTRESDRRDAVAFIERTSGRLDVLINNAAVWLESDNAGSATSRSPSETPLGVLRETFETNFFGPFALTQALLPLLRRSPAGRIVNVSSIRGSLTLQADPSSPVYPNKTLAYDTSKTALNAFSLLFAEELRHTRIKVNAVHPGWVRTDMGGPSADLGIEEGADAIVVHALLDDDGPTGGFFFREQRLPW, from the coding sequence ATGTCGAACGCGGAGACGCTCCATCCCCTTCGTGATCGTGTCGCGCTCGTCACGGGCGCCACCCGCGGGCTCGGGCGGGCTGTGTGCCGGCGGCTCGGTGCGCTCGGTGCGGTGGTCGTCGCTGCCGGCCGACGGGGGGCAGACGCCGAGGCGCTGGTCGCCGAGCTGGTGCGCGATGGCGTCCAGGCGTACGCGCTCCCGCTCGATGTGACGCGCGAGAGCGATCGACGCGATGCGGTGGCGTTCATCGAGCGCACGTCCGGGCGGCTGGATGTGCTCATCAACAACGCCGCCGTGTGGCTCGAGAGCGACAACGCAGGCTCCGCCACGTCGAGGTCGCCGAGCGAGACGCCCCTCGGCGTGCTTCGAGAGACGTTCGAGACCAACTTCTTCGGTCCGTTCGCGCTCACGCAGGCGCTGCTACCGCTCCTGCGGCGCTCGCCGGCGGGCCGCATCGTGAACGTGTCGAGCATCCGCGGGTCGCTCACCCTGCAAGCCGACCCGTCTTCCCCCGTCTACCCGAACAAGACGCTGGCGTACGACACCTCGAAGACCGCGCTCAATGCGTTCTCTCTGCTGTTCGCGGAGGAGCTTCGACACACGCGCATCAAGGTGAATGCCGTGCATCCGGGCTGGGTGCGGACCGACATGGGGGGCCCGTCGGCAGACCTCGGCATCGAGGAGGGGGCGGATGCGATCGTCGTCCACGCGCTGCTCGATGACGACGGGCCCACGGGGGGGTTCTTTTTCCGCGAGCAACGTTTGCCGTGGTGA